A window from Gossypium raimondii isolate GPD5lz chromosome 7, ASM2569854v1, whole genome shotgun sequence encodes these proteins:
- the LOC105785841 gene encoding probable serine/threonine-protein kinase At1g54610, which yields MGCVFGKQSRPPSSDRRRRSKTVASPRHPRTRRRRSRGEPSTEISVVNAVDPVVDVEEKERPKQPKQKARHTGDFSVSIPAPERRRTPSDLNQQGWPSWLMAVAGEAIRDWTPRRANTFEKLDKIGQGTYSNVYKARDLLTGKIVALKKVRFDNLEPESVKFMAREILVLRKLNHPNVIKLEGLVTSRMSSSLYLIFEYMEHDLAGLAACHGIKFTEPQVKCYMKQLLSGLEHCHNQGVLHRDIKGSNLLIDNEGILKIADFGLATFYDPEQKKPLTSRVVTLWYRPPELLLGATYYGVGVDLWSAGCILAELISGKPIMPGRTEVEQLHKIFKLCGSPSEQYWKKSKLPNATLFKPQQPYKRCIAETFKDFPSSSLPLIETLLSIDPEERSTATAALNSEFFTTEPYACEPSSLPKYPPSKEMDVKLRDEQARRQRGLASKVNAVDGARKVKVSERANRAVPAPEANAEIQANLDKWRVMTQTNAKSKSEKFPPPHQDGAVGHPLDALHKGPLSFSATDTTFGSSIFNSKSSESAKNPGPVVGSSRRKKTNKDPQRAPSRKFIRGFKPSLIGLSMDFLFRGKSEVIRS from the exons ATGGGTTGTGTCTTCGGGAAGCAATCACGCCCACCGTCTTCAGATCGACGGCGGCGGAGCAAAACCGTAGCTTCACCACGTCATCCACGTACTCGTCGTCGCCGGAGCCGTGGTGAACCATCCACTGAAATCTCAGTCGTTAATGCTGTGGACCCAGTTGTGGATGTTGAAGAGAAGGAGAGACCGAAGCAACCGAAGCAAAAAGCTAGACATACTGGTGATTTCTCGGTGAGCATTCCGGCACCTGAGAGACGACGGACACCATCAGACCTTAACCAACAAGGGTGGCCGTCGTGGTTGATGGCTGTAGCTGGTGAAGCCATCCGTGATTGGACCCCAAGACGTGCCAATACATTTGAAAAGCTTGACAAG attGGACAAGGGACTTACAGCAATGTGTACAAAGCTAGGGATCTATTAACAGGGAAAATAGTGGCTTTAAAGAAGGTTAGATTTGATAATTTAGAACCAGAGAGTGTAAAGTTCATGGCAAGAGAGATACTTGTATTAAGGAAACTTAATCATCCAAATGTAATTAAGCTTGAAGGCTTAGTTACTTCAAGAATGTCATCTAGTCTTTACTTGATATTTGAATACATGGAGCATGATCTTGCTGGCCTTGCTGCTTGCCATGGAATCAAGTTCACTGAGCCTCAG GTAAAGTGTTATATGAAGCAGTTACTTTCCGGGTTAGAGCATTGCCACAACCAAGGTGTTTTGCATCGTGATATCAAGGGTTCTAATCTTCTTATTGACAATGAAGGGATTTTAAAAATTGCTGATTTCGGGCTGGCTACCTTTTATGATCCTGAGCAGAAGAAACCCTTGACTAGTCGAGTAGTTACTCTTTGGTATCGTCCACCTGAACTACTTCTTGGGGCAACTTATTACGGTGTTGGGGTTGACCTCTGGAGTGCTGGGTGCATTTTGGCTGAGCTAATTTCTGGGAAGCCGATAATGCCAGGAAGGACAGAG GTTGAACAACTGCATAAGATATTCAAGTTATGTGGATCCCCTTCCGAGCAATATTGGAAGAAATCCAAATTGCCAAATGCAACGCTCTTTAAGCCACAGCAGCCATACAAACGCTGTATAGCTGAAACTTTCAAGGATTTTCCGTCTTCGTCTTTACCTCTTATTGAAACTCTTCTTTCAATAGACCCTGAAGAACGAAGTACTGCCACTGCAGCTCTTAACAGTGAA TTCTTTACCACTGAACCATATGCTTGTGAGCCGTCAAGTTTACCGAAGTATCCCCCGAGCAAAGAAATGGATGTAAAATTGAGAGACGAACAAGCCAGAAG GCAAAGAGGTCTAGCCAGCAAGGTTAATGCAGTTGATGGTGCTAGGAAAGTTAAAGTTAGTGAACGTGCTAATCGAGCAGTTCCTGCCCCCGAAGCAAATGCAGAGATTCAAGCAAACTTAGAT aaaTGGAGAGTAATGACACAAACAAATGCAAAAAGCAAGAGTGAGAAATTCCCACCTCCCCATCAAGATGGAGCTGTTGGGCATCCATTAGATGCTTTACATAAAGGGCCTCTATCTTTTTCCGCAACTGACACTACTTTCGGCTCATCAATTTTCAACTCTAAGTCATCCGAATCTGCTAAAAATCCTGGACCTGTCGTCGGTTCTTCgagaagaaagaaaaccaaTAAAGACCCCCAAAGGGCTCCGTCTAGAAAGTTCATCCGCGGTTTCAAACCATCCTTGATAGGCCTATCAATGGATTTCCTGTTCCGAGGTAAGTCTGAGGTGATTCGTAGCTAG
- the LOC105785865 gene encoding uncharacterized protein LOC105785865, which produces MLLPKLPPLLCHRVEEIRRSRKRAVADSGEDLISQNDNSNESNGSQKLSTVQTNDSNNRERRSQSFEFGSVDGPLNCPSSPSFRFYITPLVKDKKNDDNCNCKNDLKKKESFSKSDGTDESQTSSEESPTKLKNESKGTKMWWLVPWGKYVKNLIHIKPCC; this is translated from the exons atGCTTTTGCCTAAACTGCCTCCGCTCCTCTGCCATAGGGTGGAGGAGATTCGGAGAAGCAGAAAAAGGGCTGTTGCTGACTCCGGTGAAGATCTTATTTCCCAAAATGATAATAGTAATGAATCAAATGGAAGTCAAAAGCTTTCCACTGTACAAACAAATGATAGCAACAACAGAGAAAGAAGAAGTCAGAGTTTTGAGTTTGGCAGTGTAGATGGCCCTCTTAATTGTCCAAGCTCACCAAGCTTCAGATTTTACATTACACCTTTGGTCAAGGATAAGAAGAATGATGATAATTGTAATT GCAAAAATGATCTTAAGAAGAAAGAGTCGTTTAGCAAATCCGATGGGACGGACGAATCCCAGACATCCAGTGAG GAATCGCCAACGAAGCtgaaaaatgaatcaaaaggGACGAAAATGTGGTGGCTAGTGCCTTGGGGGAAATATGTGAAAAACTTGATTCATATTAAACCATGTTGCTAA